One part of the Amblyraja radiata isolate CabotCenter1 chromosome 43, sAmbRad1.1.pri, whole genome shotgun sequence genome encodes these proteins:
- the LOC116967973 gene encoding histone H2A-like: MSGRGKTGGKARTKPKSRSSRAGLQFPVGRVHRLLRKGNYAKRVGAGAPVYMAAVLEYLTAEILELAGNAARDNKKTRITPRHLQLAVRNDEELNKLMGKVTIAQGGVLPNIQAVLLPKKTSATTKTK, encoded by the coding sequence ATGTCTGGACGAGGGAAAACCGGTGGAAAAGCTCGGACCAAACCCAAATCTCGCTCGTCCCGGGCCGGACTGCAGTTCCCGGTGGGCCGTGTTCACAGGCTTCTGAGGAAAGGTAACTATGCTAAGCGGGTGGGTGCTGGAGCCCCGGTATACATGGCTGCTGTGCTCGAGTATCTGACGGCTGAAATCCTGGAGCTGGCCGGTAACGCGGCCCGGGACAACAAGAAGACCCGCATCACCCCCAGACACCTACAGCTGGCTGTCCGCAACGACGAGGAGCTCAACAAGCTGATGGGAAAGGTGACCATCGCTCAGGGCGGGGTGCTGCCCAATATCCAGGCCGTGTTGTTGCCCAAGAAAACCAGCGCGACCACCAAAACCAAGTAA
- the LOC116967974 gene encoding histone H2A-like translates to MSGRGKTGGKARTKPKSRSSRAGLQFPVGRVHRLLRKGNYAKRVGAGAPVYMAAVLEYLTAEILELAGNAARDNKKTRITPRHLQLAVRNDEELNKLMGKVTIAQGGVLPNIQAVLLPKKTSATTKTK, encoded by the coding sequence ATGTCTGGACGAGGGAAAACCGGTGGCAAAGCTCGGACCAAACCCAAATCTCGCTCGTCCCGGGCCGGACTGCAGTTCCCGGTGGGCCGTGTTCACAGGCTTCTGAGGAAAGGTAACTATGCTAAGCGGGTGGGTGCTGGAGCCCCGGTATACATGGCTGCTGTGCTCGAGTATCTGACGGCTGAAATCCTGGAGCTGGCCGGTAACGCGGCTCGGGACAACAAGAAGACCCGCATCACCCCCAGACACCTACAGCTGGCTGTCCGCAACGACGAGGAGCTCAACAAGCTGATGGGAAAGGTGACCATCGCTCAGGGCGGGGTGCTGCCCAATATCCAGGCCGTGTTGTTGCCCAAGAAAACCAGCGCGACCACCAAAACCAAGTAA